The Acidobacteriota bacterium DNA segment ACCGGTTTCGGCGCAGGAGTTCATGCATGAGTTGCAAAACCACCTGACTTATCTGAGCAATCGTGAGGTCACGCAAGATAAATCCAACCGCGAAAGTAGAGTCGAAGTCCCGTTGAAATCGCGCGATTCGCTGGGCGTCGGGGTTCAGACCAATCAACCGGCAAGCGTGCAACCGCAGGCGCAGACCTGGGTTTTTTGCGGACATTGCGGCGATAAAATCGGGGTTGATGATGTCTTTTGCGCGCATTGTGGCCAGCGCCAACCCCTGGTGGGAACGCCTGCGCCAAGCAATAATGTTGCGCTGCCTTCGCGCGCCACAGCTAAACTGCTGATTCTTGGCGCCAACGATGGCGTCAAACCATTCACTATCGATAAAGAAAGTATTCTGCTCGGACGCACAGACCCGCACACCGGCATCTTTCCCGAAATTGATTTAACGATGTATGACCCGGAGACCAAAGTCTCGCGTCGCCACGCCCGGATTTACCGGCAGGGAGAACAATTCCTGGTTGAAGATTTAGGTTCGGTAAACGGCACGGTGGTCAATTCCGTCAATGGCGGGTCAATTCGTTTAAACACCAAAGCGCCACGGGTACTGACAGCGGGTGACGAATTAAAACTCGGCGGAACCTTATTGAAATTTGTGCTAACGTAATCGGTTGCCGGTAGTTGGTAGTCAGTGGTCGGTAAAAGGACTGCTTGTTACCGGCTTCCGACTAGCGCTTACGGACTACTCTGTTTATGACCAGATTTTGTCCTTATTGTGGAAACCAGATAAGCCTGCGCTCCAAGTTTTGTCCGAAATGCGGTAAAAACCTCCCGACCCCAAGACATGGGGTTGCGGTTCAAGAGCCTGACGCAGCCGTTGCCAAACCGATTCCTGAATTAGTTGAAAAGATGAACCGCGCGGCGAGTGCGCCGCCTGCTACATTGAATGTACCGTCTTACGTTGACGCCCAAGCTGATGCCGCAAAAGCGCCGCCGTTGGCTGCCGCCGAACATCGGATTGCGCCGCCAACCCATGCCTTCATCGGCTTGCATAAACAGGCGGGATTCGGCTTGCGTTATGGCGCCTGGATGTTCGATTTTCTGCTCACCTTGATTGTCATCATGGGTTCGACATTTTTAATTTCAGCCGTCGGCAGACGTTCCATCGTTGATTCCAACCGCGATTTGTTCATCGTCGCGGGCGTTACCTTCCTGCTCTTATTTTTAAATTTTATCGTGATGGCAGGACGCAGCGGGCAAAGCATCGGCATGCGCATCATCGGCATTCAAATCATCTACAACAACGGCAGACCCTTTACCATCAAAGGCGCGCTCATCAGACACCTGATTGGTTATCCGCTTTCGATGCTGGCAGGGTTTCTGGGTTTTTTGTGGATGCTCTGGGACCCGCGCCAACAAGGCTGGCACGATAAACTTGCGAAAACCATTGTGGTAATGTCACGATAGGATTCAGGATTCAGGGAAAGGAAAGTATGAAGGATGAACGATGAACGATGAACAAAAAACGTTTTGCAGTTGTTTATCCTTCATCCTTCCGCCTTCATCGTTTCTTCTCCCCTGAATCCTGAACCTTGAACCCTGGAAAGCTATGCATACTTTCATCGTTCGCCCAAAAGATTTCGAGCCATCCGTGGTCAAGATGGACAAACTGCGTTTAACCATCGGACGCTCTTCGCGCAATGACATCTGCATCGGCGACCCGTTCGCTTCACGTCTGCACGCCGAGTTTCGCCGCGAAAACGACAACCTTATCGTGGTTGATAATGGCAGCGCCAACGGCACCTTTCTCAATGGTCAGCGGCTCAGCAACACCGCGCGCCTTAAAGTCGGCGATATTATTCGCATCGGCGAAACCGAAATCGAATATTCGGCGGGCGAACAGGCGACGCTATCGGGTAGAACCGTTTTTCTATCGGGCGGGATGGATAATCTTCCTGCCGATACCATCACCACCTATCTGCCGGCGCGCACCACTTCGGAATTGCTCTCATCGATTCAATCGGGTTCGTTTTCAGGCGATGTGACGAGCGGCGCGCGTTCGATGACCGCTGTGCGTACAGCCATTGCGCCGCAAAAACAAGACCAGACCTCAGACCGTGATTTACTCAATATCGTGTCACAGGTGGGTATCGCCCTGCTGCCACGCACCTCGCTCGAAGACACCTTGAAGATGACCATCGACCTGGTCTTTAACGCCATTGATGCCGAACGCGGATTTCTATTTTTGAAAGAGGGCAAAGATTTAATCTGTAAAATCGCCCGCGCCAAAAGCGGCGACCTGGGAAGCAATTCTCAGGTGCAAATCAGTCAATCCATCGCCAACAAAGTGATTTCGGAAACCACCCCGATTTTAACTTCGGACGCCATGCACGACCCGCGCTTTCAAGCGCAACATTCGGTCGTCCTCAGTCAAATCCGCTCGGTGATGGCAGTGCCACTGGCTTCCGAAGAAGAGACCTTCGGCATGATTTACATCGACAATCCGTTGCACAATCGTTTTGAAGAAGAAGACCTCAAAGTCTTGACGACGATTGCTTCGGTTGCAGCAATCAAAATCGAACACGAACGATTGCTCGAAGAACGCCTCGAAAAACGCCGCATGGAAGAAGAGTTGAAAGTCGCATCGGAAATTCAGATGCGCTTGCAACCGGTCGCCCCGCCGAAAATCGAAGGCTGGGATATGACCGCCGTGTCTTTCCCCTGTCGCGAAATCGGCGGCGATTATTACGATTACATTCCACGTCGCGACGGTAAACTGGTGTTGGCAGTTGGCGACGTTTCCGGCAAAGGCACCGGCGCGGCGCTTCTGATGTCATCGGTTCACGCCGCCGTGCGCGCCCAATCGCAAGCCCGCACCTCCATCAGTCAGGTGATGGAAGAGGTCAACAGCTACATTTATGAAAACTCGCCATCAAGCAAATACCTCACCTTGTTTTATTCGGTGCTCGACCCTGTAACCGGCGAACTGGCGTATTCCAACGGCGGTCATAATGTGCCGCTGCTCGTCAGAACCAACGGCGAAATCGTCAAACTGGATAAAGGCGGATTGCCTGTGGGATTGATGCCCGGCATGAGTTACGACGAAGACCGTGTGCATTTCAATGTCGGCGATGTGCTGGTGATTTATAGTGACGGCATCACCGAATCGGTGAATTTACAGGATGAAGAATTCGGCGAAGAACGGTTGATTGAAGTCATCACCAAAAACCTGCACCGCTCGGCATCGAGCATCCGCGACCGCATCGATGAAGCGTTGTCGCGTTTTGTCGGCGCAGCCTCGCCGGTTGATGATATGACGGTGATGTTAATCAAACGCACGGCGTAGAAAACCAACCGCAAAAACACAAAGGACACAAAGAATTTTCAAGAGAGCATGACGCGCTTGATGTTGCTCTGCAACACCGGCGCGTTTTGATTTATCAACAACCCAAGATGATGACCGACTGCCTGATGAGAAGCGATATTCAAGCCCGTGCGATAATCCGGTTCGACGTATCAGGAAAGTTTGCGCGGCACAATTCCCACAACTCAAAGATTATTGACTCGCCTGCGCTTCCCTCTTATGATGGACACGCCTGGTTGAACCAGGCAAACCATCTTCTATAGCTACGCCAAAGATTGAAAATCACCCCGATTTCTTGACTGATTATTAAGTCCCTCACACAGCTGAATAAAAAGTGAGCATTCGATTATGAAAACTACGGGCAATCCGCGTTATAAATCATCAAAGCATTTTTCGCATCAATCATCATTTCGCGCATTGGCTTTTTTATTTGCCGTTATGGTGATCACCGCCGCAATTTTTTATTTACAAAACCAGAGATTCACGGCGAAAGCTGCGCCTGCCATTGTTACAACCGTTATCTCTGCCGATGGCGTCTGGCAACAGACCTCAAAGACCGACGCCATGCAGCGACTCGCGCCGCCAATCGCTTTGAATGCATTCACCCGTGTGAGTCTCAATCGCGAGGCGCTTGCCACACAGATTTCACAAGCGCCGATGGAATTTACTGATGCGGCGCAAAAGACCAATGTGATTTTAACTTTGCCGATGCCCGATGGCACATTTGCCAAATTCCGCATCGAAGAATCGCCAATCATGGCAGCGGCACTGGCAGCGAAATTTCCGCAGGTCAAAACCTACAAAGCCCAGGGCATAGACGACCCCACTGCCACAGCGCGATTTGATTTCACGCCGCTCGGTTTTCACGCCATCATTCTTTCAGCCAATGGCACATCGTTTATCGAACCGCTCGCCAAAGATGACCCGACCAATTACCTAGCCTATTACAACCGCGACCTTTCAACCGACAAAATCTCGCTCGGTTGTCTGGTCGGCGATGCCGAGATGGCTGATGCCGAACGACGCGGCGTGCTCACTGCGCCCAATGTTTTTTCCACCGGCACATCGCTTCGCACCTATCGTTTAGCAGTCGCCGCGACCGGTGAATTCACCACGCAATATGGCGGCGGCGACCCGAACACGGCGCTCACGCAAATCACTTCTTTAATCAATCAGGTCAATGCCATCTATCAACGCGAAGCCACGATCACCTTTCAGTTGATTGCCAACGAATTGAGCATCATCTACACCAATGGGTCAACCGACCCATACACCAACAGTTCGCCAAGCACCATGCTTAATGAAAACCAGACAAATCTGACCAATGTAATCGGTTCGGCAAATTATGACATCGGGCATGTCTTTGGCGACATTACCGTCAGCCCCGGCTTTCTCTCGTTTTCAGGTATCGCGCAACTCGGCGTCGTCTGTGGCGGCAGCAAAGGTCGCGGCGCATCCACGATGGGCGGCACACCCATCACCCACAGCATTTTCGTTTCCGGCGTCACTCATGAATTCGCCCATCAATTCAGCGCGCCGCACACTTTCAACACCACGTCGGGCGGTTGTTCAGGACAACGCAGCGGCGCAAGTTCCTATGAGCCGGGCAGCGGTTCAACAATTATGGGCTACACGATTTGCAGCCCCGACAATCTGCAAACCAGCAATGAACTCTACTTTCACACAGGCAGTCTGGAATTCATCATCGGCTATGCCAACGGGTCAGGCAATTGCGCCACCACGGCAGCGACCGGCAACAGCGCGCCGACGATTGCCGCTTTGAGCAATTATTCGATTCCCGCAAGCACCCCCTTCAGCTTGACCGCATCGCCCACCGACCCGAATGGCGATGCGATGACTTACGTCTGGGAAGAATTTGACTTGGGCGCGGCGGCTCCGCCACACACGGACGATGGCACACGCCCGCTGTTTCGTTCATTCACGCCTTCAACGAACACCTCGCGCACCTTTCCGCGATTGCAATATATTTTGAATAACGCCAACGTGCCGCCTTCGACTTATACTTGCGGGTCAGGTTCGTGTTTAACCGGCGAGTTGTTGCCATCAACAACCCGCACCATGAATTTCCGCTTCACCGCAAGAGATAATCGCGCGGCGGGCGGCGGCACTGCCAATGCATCGATGAGCGTCAGTGTGGTTTCAACCGCAGGTCCTTTTGCGGTGACCCAACCCAACACTTCGACCGGCAGTTGGACAGCCGGTTCCAGTCAACTCGTCACCTGGAACGTAGCGAATACCACAGCTGCGCCCATCAATGCGGCGAATGTGAAAATTTCGCTTTCGACCGATGGCGGCAATACTTTTCCAACGGTGCTTGCGGCAAGCACCCCGAATGACGGCAGCGAATTCGTTACGGTTCCCAACCTCTCATCGCCTTCGGCGCGGGTCAAAGTCGAAGCCGTCGGCAATATTTTCTTTGATATGTCGGATGCCAATTTTTCGCTCAATGTAGCGAACAGCACTTTGTGCAATTCGACAAGCATTTCAATTCCGTTGACTGGTACGCCCGGCGCGGCGACGCCTTATTCCTCGAACATCGCGGTTTCAGGATTGAATACCGGCACCGTGAAAGTATCTGTGACGCTAACCAATTTTTCGCACACCTGGCCGCGCGATGTGGATGTTATGCTGGAAGCGCCGACCGGACAAAAAGTCATGTTGATGTCAGATGTTGGCGGCACCAATCCAGGGGTAAGCAACCTGACGC contains these protein-coding regions:
- a CDS encoding RDD family protein codes for the protein MTRFCPYCGNQISLRSKFCPKCGKNLPTPRHGVAVQEPDAAVAKPIPELVEKMNRAASAPPATLNVPSYVDAQADAAKAPPLAAAEHRIAPPTHAFIGLHKQAGFGLRYGAWMFDFLLTLIVIMGSTFLISAVGRRSIVDSNRDLFIVAGVTFLLLFLNFIVMAGRSGQSIGMRIIGIQIIYNNGRPFTIKGALIRHLIGYPLSMLAGFLGFLWMLWDPRQQGWHDKLAKTIVVMSR
- a CDS encoding SpoIIE family protein phosphatase, whose amino-acid sequence is MHTFIVRPKDFEPSVVKMDKLRLTIGRSSRNDICIGDPFASRLHAEFRRENDNLIVVDNGSANGTFLNGQRLSNTARLKVGDIIRIGETEIEYSAGEQATLSGRTVFLSGGMDNLPADTITTYLPARTTSELLSSIQSGSFSGDVTSGARSMTAVRTAIAPQKQDQTSDRDLLNIVSQVGIALLPRTSLEDTLKMTIDLVFNAIDAERGFLFLKEGKDLICKIARAKSGDLGSNSQVQISQSIANKVISETTPILTSDAMHDPRFQAQHSVVLSQIRSVMAVPLASEEETFGMIYIDNPLHNRFEEEDLKVLTTIASVAAIKIEHERLLEERLEKRRMEEELKVASEIQMRLQPVAPPKIEGWDMTAVSFPCREIGGDYYDYIPRRDGKLVLAVGDVSGKGTGAALLMSSVHAAVRAQSQARTSISQVMEEVNSYIYENSPSSKYLTLFYSVLDPVTGELAYSNGGHNVPLLVRTNGEIVKLDKGGLPVGLMPGMSYDEDRVHFNVGDVLVIYSDGITESVNLQDEEFGEERLIEVITKNLHRSASSIRDRIDEALSRFVGAASPVDDMTVMLIKRTA